A region of Massilia sp. WG5 DNA encodes the following proteins:
- a CDS encoding ABC transporter ATP-binding protein, protein MQSKEKTTPAQARRAAGLLRRAAHPDRAHLGRATAWLILAAGLEVLGPLLGKKLIDEHLLPHHLDWTRMGLLLAGVLLTGWAASWLRFLQLVRLSGLAMRSVQRLREWVYGHVLRLPMAFFDRAITGQLVSRVTNDTEAVKTLYIQVLFVILDSSIVLVGTSIAMAWLDWRLMLIVLALLPAVLGIIWLYQRLSAPAVTRARALRSDINAQMAESIGGMSVLQANNAQHRFGERFQATNDQHYTARLAELRANAFLLRPALDFLNVILLAVVIFSFGRQSMGAVEVGVLYAFISYIARVVEPLIQITMQFSGLQQAVVATARVAALLDEANAPEHGKRSGSGGRPADNPAGADPDAPAVRVRDLSFGYVEGVSVLHHLSLEIPQGAFVGIVGHTGSGKSTLLSLLLRYYPAGAGSIEIHGEPLAGIPNERFRNEVGLVPQDPFLLAASARENIDMGRGLPPDQIETAARAAHAHDFIAALEQGYDTPLGEGGSRLSSGQKQLIAIARALAGKPRILLLDEATSRIDSQTEQIVQQAVVGLRGKVTVIAIAHRLSTIRDADRIIVLNHGRISEAGKHEELMRIEGGLYQRLYLLQQLAV, encoded by the coding sequence ATGCAGTCTAAGGAAAAAACCACGCCGGCCCAGGCCAGGCGGGCCGCCGGCCTGCTGCGCCGCGCCGCCCATCCGGACCGGGCCCACCTTGGCCGGGCCACGGCCTGGCTGATCCTGGCCGCCGGCCTCGAAGTGCTCGGCCCCCTGCTCGGCAAGAAGCTGATCGACGAGCACCTGCTGCCGCATCACCTGGACTGGACCCGCATGGGGCTGCTGCTGGCGGGCGTGCTGCTCACCGGCTGGGCCGCTTCCTGGCTGCGCTTCCTGCAGCTGGTGCGCCTGTCGGGCCTGGCGATGCGTTCGGTGCAGCGCCTGCGCGAATGGGTCTACGGCCACGTGCTGCGCCTGCCGATGGCCTTCTTCGACCGCGCCATCACGGGCCAGCTGGTGAGCCGCGTGACCAACGATACCGAGGCCGTGAAGACCCTGTACATCCAGGTGCTGTTCGTGATCCTCGACAGCAGCATCGTCCTGGTCGGCACCTCGATCGCGATGGCCTGGCTCGACTGGCGCCTGATGCTGATCGTGCTGGCCCTGCTGCCGGCCGTCCTCGGCATCATCTGGCTGTACCAGCGCCTGAGCGCGCCGGCCGTCACCCGCGCGCGCGCCCTGCGCAGCGACATCAACGCCCAGATGGCGGAATCGATCGGCGGCATGAGCGTGCTGCAGGCGAACAATGCCCAGCACCGCTTCGGCGAACGTTTCCAAGCCACCAACGACCAGCACTACACGGCGCGCCTGGCCGAGCTGCGCGCCAACGCCTTCCTGCTGCGCCCGGCCCTCGACTTCCTCAACGTGATCCTGCTGGCGGTGGTGATCTTCAGCTTCGGCCGCCAGAGCATGGGCGCGGTCGAGGTCGGGGTGCTGTACGCCTTCATCAGCTATATCGCGCGGGTGGTCGAGCCGCTGATCCAGATCACGATGCAGTTTAGCGGCCTGCAGCAGGCGGTGGTCGCCACCGCGCGCGTGGCCGCGCTGCTCGACGAAGCCAACGCGCCCGAACACGGCAAGCGCAGCGGCAGCGGCGGCCGCCCGGCCGACAATCCCGCCGGGGCCGACCCGGACGCGCCGGCGGTGCGGGTGCGCGACCTGAGCTTCGGCTACGTCGAGGGCGTCAGCGTACTGCACCACCTGTCGCTCGAGATCCCGCAGGGCGCCTTCGTCGGCATCGTCGGCCACACCGGCAGCGGCAAGTCGACCCTGCTGTCGCTGCTGCTGCGCTACTACCCGGCCGGCGCGGGCAGCATCGAGATCCACGGCGAGCCGCTGGCCGGCATCCCCAACGAACGCTTCCGCAACGAGGTCGGGCTGGTGCCCCAGGATCCCTTCCTGCTGGCGGCGTCGGCGCGCGAGAACATCGACATGGGGCGCGGGCTGCCGCCGGACCAGATCGAGACCGCGGCGCGCGCGGCCCACGCGCACGACTTCATCGCCGCGCTGGAACAGGGCTACGACACGCCGCTCGGCGAAGGCGGCTCGCGCCTGTCGTCCGGCCAGAAGCAGCTGATCGCGATCGCGCGCGCCCTGGCCGGAAAACCGCGCATCCTGCTGCTGGACGAAGCGACCTCGCGCATCGACAGCCAGACCGAGCAGATCGTGCAGCAGGCCGTGGTCGGGCTGCGCGGCAAGGTCACCGTGATCGCGATCGCGCACCGCCTGTCGACCATCCGCGACGCCGACCGCATCATCGTGCTGAACCACGGCCGCATCAGCGAAGCCGGCAAGCACGAGGAGCTGATGCGCATCGAAGGAGGCCTGTACCAGCGCCTGTATCTGCTGCAGCAGCTGGCTGTCTGA
- a CDS encoding tetratricopeptide repeat-containing diguanylate cyclase, producing the protein MLAGLYRGSHHRRSLGLLAALFLASGLALADAPPPLAERLAALQDVSRFTPLRALPQLARLEQESRAAPLAEKAAFLDLSCKTHKSLGHLDLAGKLCDELIALGQQHADDTIVARGLLSKAYVLFARNDLAQSHQLVWQAEKLAAGSRDMDLRVRSTISSGESFAEEGNFPMALGKLQAAVTLARQSGQPMLMTIAYNSLAYLYNQMREHEKGFEALTEAYRAAEGIDSPGRLATLKNTEYALSIETGQVQRGRNALLAAVELERKIGAGPMVATSLVNLADCYLKLKDYRNALSYAQQALEQARLLNKESSIATAYTNIGEAYLGLGRIDEGKKKLEEALAWYEKQGDKPSLHDFLSEYGDALERAGDLAGALKAYHRERTLSNELFEKRRQKAVMELQAKYESDARQRQIELLRQENQVKSTEIDNRRLQQRVWWLLAVVFALASVIVYFLYRKVRQANAQLEEKNLELKQQSARDPLTALYNRRHFQEFMRGHQEIAQRGAGAHTGSADETVSALYLMDVDHFKHINDTYGHGAGDAVLREIADALRDILRETDMIVRWGGEEFLAFLPAVPRSSLDDVARRLLNGIPARAVVYQGVTLSVNVSIGFAPFPLAPGGKPMSWERAVNLVDMALYLAKGHGRNRAYGVQGFAHDTSMSMEEIEQDIEAAWRSGSVELSIVQGNWTHPQLQALSA; encoded by the coding sequence ATGTTGGCAGGCCTATATCGCGGATCGCATCATCGGCGCAGTCTGGGACTGCTGGCGGCGCTCTTCCTGGCCTCCGGCCTGGCCCTTGCCGACGCCCCGCCGCCGCTCGCCGAGCGCCTGGCGGCGCTCCAGGACGTCAGCCGTTTCACGCCCTTGCGCGCCCTGCCGCAGCTGGCCCGGCTGGAGCAGGAAAGCCGCGCCGCGCCGCTGGCCGAGAAAGCCGCTTTCCTCGACCTGTCCTGCAAGACCCATAAAAGCCTCGGCCATCTCGACCTGGCCGGCAAGCTGTGCGACGAGCTGATCGCGCTCGGCCAGCAGCATGCCGACGACACGATCGTCGCGCGCGGCCTGCTGTCCAAGGCGTATGTGCTGTTCGCGAGGAACGACCTGGCCCAGTCGCACCAACTGGTCTGGCAGGCGGAAAAGCTGGCCGCCGGCAGCCGCGACATGGACTTGCGGGTACGCTCCACGATCTCCTCGGGCGAATCCTTTGCCGAGGAAGGCAACTTCCCGATGGCGCTGGGCAAGCTGCAGGCCGCCGTCACGCTGGCGCGCCAGAGCGGCCAGCCGATGCTGATGACGATCGCGTACAACTCGCTGGCCTACCTGTATAACCAGATGCGCGAGCACGAAAAGGGCTTCGAGGCGCTGACGGAAGCCTACCGCGCCGCGGAGGGCATCGACTCGCCGGGACGCCTGGCGACCCTCAAGAATACCGAATACGCGCTGTCGATCGAAACCGGCCAGGTCCAGCGCGGCCGGAACGCCCTGCTGGCTGCGGTCGAACTGGAACGCAAGATCGGCGCCGGACCGATGGTCGCGACTTCGCTGGTCAACCTGGCGGATTGCTACCTGAAGCTGAAGGATTACCGCAACGCCCTCTCCTACGCCCAACAGGCGCTTGAACAGGCGCGCCTGCTCAACAAAGAGAGCTCGATCGCGACCGCGTACACGAACATCGGCGAAGCCTACCTGGGGCTGGGCCGCATCGACGAGGGCAAGAAGAAACTCGAAGAAGCCCTGGCGTGGTACGAGAAGCAGGGCGACAAGCCGTCGCTGCACGACTTCCTGTCCGAATACGGCGACGCCCTGGAACGCGCCGGCGACCTGGCCGGCGCCCTGAAGGCCTACCATCGCGAGCGGACCCTGTCGAACGAACTGTTCGAAAAGCGCCGCCAGAAGGCGGTCATGGAGCTGCAGGCAAAATACGAGTCCGACGCGCGCCAGCGCCAAATCGAACTGCTGCGCCAGGAAAACCAGGTCAAGAGCACCGAGATCGACAACCGCCGCCTGCAGCAGCGCGTCTGGTGGCTGCTGGCCGTGGTCTTTGCGCTGGCCTCGGTGATCGTCTACTTCCTGTACCGCAAGGTGCGCCAGGCCAATGCCCAGCTCGAAGAAAAGAACCTCGAACTCAAGCAGCAGAGCGCGCGCGACCCGCTGACGGCCCTGTACAACCGCCGCCACTTCCAGGAATTCATGCGCGGCCACCAGGAGATCGCCCAGCGCGGCGCCGGCGCGCACACCGGTTCCGCGGACGAGACGGTCAGCGCCCTCTACCTGATGGACGTCGACCACTTCAAGCACATCAACGACACCTACGGCCACGGCGCCGGCGATGCGGTGCTGCGCGAGATCGCCGACGCCCTGCGCGACATCCTGCGCGAGACCGACATGATCGTGCGCTGGGGCGGCGAGGAATTCCTGGCCTTCCTGCCGGCGGTGCCGCGCAGCAGCCTGGACGACGTTGCGCGCCGCCTGCTGAACGGCATCCCGGCCCGCGCCGTCGTCTACCAGGGCGTCACGCTGTCGGTGAACGTCTCGATCGGCTTCGCGCCCTTCCCGCTGGCGCCGGGCGGCAAGCCGATGTCATGGGAACGCGCCGTCAACCTGGTCGACATGGCGCTCTACCTGGCCAAGGGCCACGGCCGCAACCGCGCCTACGGCGTGCAGGGTTTTGCGCACGATACCAGCATGAGCATGGAAGAGATCGAGCAGGACATCGAAGCCGCCTGGCGCTCGGGCAGCGTCGAGCTGTCGATCGTGCAGGGCAACTGGACGCATCCGCAGTTGCAGGCGCTGTCGGCCTGA
- a CDS encoding tubulin-like doman-containing protein, whose translation MADFPDPSALNNKSELKVDLRPTLFIGAGGTGMEVMMRIRRRILSAVWNRQHPTRVESIADFPVARFLHFDLDNQAIIDEGKSQRTDPWFELVKLSDEERLVEPLDLPQYHESDDSLARFPLIEQWMPLRPKKLRSLGIDPSKGAGQIRALARLYLFDKYPKLRGRIKGALNFLSSNAGIERKENYQRLGLQVDTSKFRIVVIASNAGGTGAGSAIDLGWIAKAIARQEVSDSQVDLVMFLPSGYAKANKERTEANAYATLMELETTMRDMSARVQWMDPDSVVGRGAPFDDVYFVDTANLANKATQDIKDVYQMVADTLFEDFASADFANRKRSVAVNQQQHKLGPYNPRVPEQRFGDMRLSYSKVYSAFGQAVLDTQQSLRDDIRAYELAALMVKAFFGLASTDGTAARRATDAERDSFMREQMGMGEHPFSEFPDFRKGTVDVTPFQEYALTDMLLMDKDQRSLLERVESKVQVEVDRIMASYDLKLWREKVVELLPNLERDAIREAGATAETSEDRIKRHTGELLANLRLNVRGRLYMLLDDRKQGGLEFVLSLLEQVKARLAQRDLANAQRNGKRYRDIRDALRTRQVEESLNNLSQAAGRLFGKDAQAREVMNHLKRDIADYLRFHLLAVASGQAIDVMNSMSAWLGNPQGTDEQGQAQWSGIAGEFQEGRRDVGAMLAACDQRIGQLRADARHEHATYIKLASDVLPQPVRLTSDVSGWAEEVLLEFGGSAQLFPQLGDERLRADLLLKLFRRAQTQLSSMQAAGQEPAQAVDPLLERLGAMSPQERHRVFGEWIRSAMPWINARFSAEFTPSADQFKCFIGVGDPAAWRKLEAEIRAAVPTGFFQGDAVAIVNTGVAGRAVCYIELSGYPMTVLRGLPTWRASYQIENPKIPTHLHFDSTRFRHPISPSMDELNRLADDYEWFLQAVALGVIRRKQDAGDREAAFQPRGQYLFEVEPGSGEWLQIGNEYAIRSNGLPPYYREQVIAAVRQRLGQMGPYRLALLATLMRYYQLRVYEPRLEVDETGAQLPSPSLPTITARRLYEQWMRRAATLHPELSPAQVEAALAQLDLWSETVPDSAGDAYQWEVERPSDKRTIRPEFLASEARALQALERRAASPVAAAAGLAASGLSAPGMEHGDAGATIVSPSMPAAPAAGLHPESVGPAAFVVGATPMAARYKLFVNGAQRGPYALEEVAQMLARGEVEHATRIWNMQWNPRLDKWKTIGEVPELAGTFDTAIPDPDDGIPDPE comes from the coding sequence ATGGCAGATTTTCCCGATCCCTCGGCCCTGAATAACAAATCCGAACTGAAAGTCGACCTGCGCCCGACGCTGTTCATCGGCGCCGGCGGCACCGGCATGGAAGTCATGATGCGGATCCGCCGCCGCATCCTGTCGGCGGTGTGGAACCGCCAGCACCCGACGCGGGTGGAGTCGATCGCCGACTTCCCGGTGGCGCGCTTCCTGCACTTCGACCTCGACAACCAGGCCATCATCGACGAAGGCAAGTCGCAGCGCACCGACCCGTGGTTCGAGCTGGTCAAGCTGAGCGACGAAGAGCGGCTGGTGGAACCGCTCGACCTGCCGCAATACCACGAGTCCGACGACAGCCTGGCGCGCTTCCCCCTCATCGAACAATGGATGCCGCTGCGGCCCAAGAAGCTGCGCTCGCTCGGCATCGACCCGTCGAAGGGCGCCGGCCAGATCCGCGCGCTGGCGCGTCTGTACCTGTTCGACAAATACCCCAAGCTGCGCGGACGCATCAAGGGCGCGCTGAATTTCCTCAGCTCGAATGCCGGCATCGAGCGCAAGGAGAACTACCAGCGCCTCGGCCTGCAGGTGGATACGTCCAAGTTCCGCATCGTCGTGATCGCCTCGAACGCCGGCGGCACCGGCGCCGGCAGCGCCATCGACCTGGGCTGGATCGCGAAGGCGATCGCGCGCCAGGAGGTGTCGGACAGCCAGGTCGACCTGGTGATGTTCCTGCCTTCGGGCTATGCGAAGGCCAACAAGGAGCGCACCGAGGCGAATGCCTACGCGACCCTGATGGAACTCGAGACCACCATGCGCGACATGAGTGCGCGCGTGCAGTGGATGGACCCGGACAGCGTGGTCGGCCGCGGCGCGCCCTTCGACGACGTGTACTTCGTCGACACCGCCAACCTGGCGAACAAGGCGACCCAGGATATCAAGGACGTCTACCAGATGGTGGCCGACACCCTGTTCGAAGACTTTGCCTCGGCCGATTTCGCCAACCGCAAGCGCTCGGTGGCGGTCAACCAGCAGCAGCACAAGCTCGGGCCCTACAACCCGCGCGTGCCGGAGCAGCGCTTCGGCGACATGCGCCTGTCCTACTCGAAGGTGTACTCGGCCTTCGGCCAGGCGGTGCTCGACACCCAGCAAAGCCTGCGCGACGACATCCGCGCCTACGAGCTGGCGGCGCTGATGGTGAAGGCCTTCTTCGGGCTGGCCTCGACAGACGGCACCGCCGCGCGCCGCGCCACCGATGCGGAACGCGACAGCTTCATGCGCGAACAGATGGGCATGGGCGAGCACCCGTTTTCCGAATTCCCCGACTTCCGCAAGGGCACGGTCGACGTCACGCCCTTCCAGGAATACGCGCTGACCGACATGCTCCTGATGGACAAGGACCAGCGCTCGCTGCTGGAACGGGTCGAGAGCAAGGTGCAGGTCGAGGTCGACCGCATCATGGCGTCCTACGACCTCAAGCTGTGGCGCGAGAAGGTGGTCGAGCTGCTGCCGAACCTCGAGCGCGACGCCATCCGCGAGGCCGGCGCCACCGCCGAGACCAGCGAGGACCGCATCAAGCGGCATACCGGAGAGCTGCTGGCCAACCTGCGCCTGAACGTGCGCGGCCGCCTGTACATGCTGCTCGACGACCGCAAGCAGGGCGGGCTGGAATTCGTGCTGTCGCTGCTGGAACAGGTCAAGGCGAGACTGGCCCAGCGCGACCTCGCCAACGCCCAGCGCAACGGCAAGCGCTACCGCGACATCCGCGACGCCCTGCGCACCCGCCAGGTCGAGGAATCGCTGAACAACCTGTCGCAGGCCGCCGGCCGCCTGTTCGGCAAGGACGCCCAGGCGCGCGAGGTGATGAACCACCTCAAGCGCGACATCGCCGACTACCTGCGCTTCCACTTGTTGGCAGTGGCGTCCGGGCAGGCGATCGACGTCATGAACAGCATGTCGGCCTGGCTCGGCAATCCGCAGGGCACCGACGAGCAGGGCCAGGCCCAGTGGAGCGGCATCGCCGGCGAATTCCAGGAAGGCCGGCGGGACGTGGGAGCGATGCTGGCGGCCTGCGACCAGCGCATCGGCCAGCTGCGCGCCGACGCCCGCCACGAGCACGCCACCTATATCAAGCTGGCCAGCGACGTGTTGCCGCAGCCGGTCCGGCTCACCAGCGACGTCAGCGGCTGGGCCGAGGAAGTGCTGCTGGAATTCGGCGGCTCGGCCCAGCTGTTCCCGCAACTGGGCGACGAGCGGCTGCGGGCCGACTTGTTGCTGAAGCTGTTCCGCCGCGCGCAGACCCAGCTCTCCAGCATGCAGGCGGCAGGGCAGGAGCCGGCCCAGGCCGTCGATCCGCTGCTGGAACGCCTCGGCGCGATGTCGCCGCAGGAGCGCCACCGCGTGTTCGGCGAATGGATCCGGAGCGCCATGCCCTGGATTAACGCGCGCTTCTCGGCCGAGTTCACGCCCAGCGCCGACCAGTTCAAGTGCTTCATCGGCGTCGGCGACCCGGCCGCCTGGCGCAAGCTGGAGGCCGAGATCCGCGCGGCCGTGCCGACCGGCTTCTTCCAGGGCGACGCGGTGGCCATCGTCAACACCGGCGTGGCAGGCAGGGCGGTGTGCTACATCGAGCTGTCCGGCTATCCGATGACGGTGCTGCGCGGCCTGCCGACCTGGCGCGCCTCCTACCAGATCGAGAACCCGAAGATCCCGACCCACCTGCACTTCGACTCGACCCGCTTCCGCCACCCGATCTCGCCCTCGATGGACGAGCTGAACCGCCTGGCCGACGACTACGAGTGGTTCCTGCAGGCGGTCGCGCTGGGCGTGATCCGCCGCAAGCAGGATGCGGGCGACCGCGAGGCCGCCTTCCAGCCGCGCGGCCAGTACCTGTTCGAGGTCGAACCGGGTTCCGGTGAATGGCTCCAGATCGGCAACGAGTACGCGATCCGCTCGAACGGCCTGCCGCCGTATTACCGCGAGCAGGTGATCGCCGCCGTGCGCCAGCGCCTGGGCCAGATGGGACCGTACCGGCTGGCGCTGCTGGCGACCCTGATGCGCTACTACCAGCTGCGGGTCTACGAACCGAGGCTGGAAGTGGACGAGACCGGCGCCCAGCTGCCGTCTCCTTCGCTGCCGACGATCACGGCGCGGCGCCTGTACGAGCAGTGGATGCGGCGCGCCGCGACCCTGCATCCCGAGTTGTCGCCGGCCCAGGTCGAGGCGGCGCTGGCCCAGCTCGACCTGTGGTCCGAGACGGTGCCGGATTCCGCCGGCGACGCCTATCAGTGGGAAGTCGAACGCCCAAGCGACAAGCGCACTATCCGGCCCGAGTTCCTGGCCAGCGAGGCCAGGGCGCTGCAGGCGCTGGAGCGGCGCGCAGCGTCGCCGGTGGCGGCAGCGGCCGGCCTGGCGGCATCGGGACTGTCCGCGCCGGGCATGGAGCACGGCGACGCCGGCGCCACCATCGTCAGCCCGTCCATGCCGGCGGCGCCGGCGGCCGGCCTGCATCCCGAAAGCGTCGGTCCGGCGGCTTTCGTGGTCGGCGCCACCCCGATGGCGGCGCGCTACAAGCTGTTCGTGAACGGCGCCCAGCGCGGCCCGTATGCGCTGGAGGAGGTCGCGCAGATGCTGGCGCGCGGCGAGGTCGAGCATGCCACGCGGATCTGGAACATGCAGTGGAATCCGCGCCTGGACAAGTGGAAGACGATCGGCGAGGTCCCGGAACTGGCGGGTACTTTCGATACCGCGATTCCGGATCCCGACGACGGCATTCCCGATCCGGAATAA
- a CDS encoding DUF3828 domain-containing protein: MLILKGKFPLLNLFAVLLALLLAAVAPARALEAKTGARAPDLVAAEFYGWYLETLGADQDPLSDRFDTFTRYVAKDLAARLVEGLQGGRLPRIDYFTQSASYRPAWLRGVHAATMRQRAGVAEVLVTLGDASEDGGARQVLALSMVLENGGWKIRRVVSVDAAGSSAEQPAI; encoded by the coding sequence ATGTTGATTCTAAAAGGAAAATTTCCTCTGCTTAACTTGTTCGCCGTGCTGCTGGCACTGCTGCTGGCCGCCGTCGCGCCTGCCCGGGCGCTGGAAGCCAAGACCGGGGCGCGCGCGCCGGACCTGGTGGCGGCCGAGTTCTACGGCTGGTACCTGGAGACCCTGGGCGCCGACCAGGATCCGCTCAGCGACCGCTTCGACACCTTCACCCGCTACGTGGCGAAGGACCTGGCGGCGCGCCTGGTCGAAGGCCTGCAGGGCGGGCGGCTGCCGCGCATCGACTACTTCACCCAGTCCGCCAGCTATCGTCCGGCCTGGCTGCGCGGCGTGCACGCGGCCACCATGCGCCAGCGCGCCGGGGTGGCCGAGGTCCTGGTCACGCTCGGCGATGCGAGCGAGGACGGCGGCGCGCGCCAGGTGCTGGCGCTGTCGATGGTGCTGGAAAACGGCGGCTGGAAAATCCGCCGGGTCGTTTCCGTCGACGCGGCCGGAAGTTCCGCTGAACAGCCCGCCATTTGA
- a CDS encoding phytanoyl-CoA dioxygenase family protein translates to MMQVLTPEQRERYRRDGYIVIPGFKTLDEIARLRARAEEIVDAFDPRESRAVFTTRDQENASDAWFLGSDNTVRCFFEEEAFDEHGRLKQAKALSINKIGHAMHDLDPVFDAFTRDPKLAALARELGLEQPQVWQSMYIFKQPGIGGEVRWHQDATFFDSTPISVTTFWFALEDASIANGCLWVEPGGHRGPLRERFLRDGDRIAMEKLDSTPWPDDSTAVPLEAKAGSLVCFHGLLPHYSAPNRSAVSRHAFTLHATDARTAYSPRNWIQRDERFPVRGFD, encoded by the coding sequence ATGATGCAGGTGCTGACCCCGGAACAGCGCGAGCGCTACCGGCGCGACGGCTACATCGTCATCCCCGGCTTCAAGACGCTGGACGAAATCGCGCGCCTGCGCGCCCGCGCCGAAGAGATCGTCGACGCCTTCGACCCGCGCGAGTCGCGCGCCGTGTTCACCACGCGCGACCAGGAAAACGCCAGCGACGCCTGGTTCCTCGGCTCGGACAACACGGTGCGCTGCTTCTTCGAGGAGGAAGCCTTCGACGAACACGGCCGGCTGAAGCAGGCCAAGGCCCTGTCGATCAACAAGATCGGCCACGCCATGCACGACCTCGACCCGGTGTTCGATGCCTTTACGCGCGATCCGAAACTGGCAGCGCTGGCGCGTGAGCTGGGGCTGGAGCAGCCGCAGGTGTGGCAGTCCATGTACATCTTCAAGCAACCCGGCATCGGCGGCGAAGTGCGCTGGCACCAGGACGCCACTTTCTTCGACTCGACCCCGATCAGCGTGACGACCTTCTGGTTCGCGCTGGAAGACGCGAGCATCGCCAACGGCTGCCTGTGGGTCGAGCCGGGCGGCCACCGCGGCCCGCTGCGCGAGCGCTTCCTGCGCGACGGCGACAGGATCGCGATGGAAAAGCTGGACAGCACGCCGTGGCCGGACGACTCGACCGCCGTGCCGCTGGAGGCGAAGGCCGGCAGCCTGGTGTGCTTCCACGGCCTGCTGCCGCACTACAGCGCGCCGAACAGGTCGGCGGTGTCGCGCCATGCCTTCACCCTGCACGCGACGGACGCGCGCACCGCCTATTCGCCGCGCAACTGGATCCAGCGCGACGAGCGCTTCCCGGTGCGCGGCTTCGACTGA
- a CDS encoding methyl-accepting chemotaxis protein, whose translation MKLSFRTKLFLPLVISWVCLLAVVVVSLMQQRSLRLEERKTQLHNAGDMAQSVARHYAALATSGALTDADAKKQALAQIKDLRYGANGYLTVLGETAVLMHPFKPELIGTDPAAFKDPDGTRVYVEAMAMVRDHGEGFTQYLWAKPGEQKPVPKLGFDNGFKDWNWTFQTGTYIDDLNSAFYKDLTVSLSMLAVAGVALSVLVLLIARNIERSVGGEPEFAAQVARRIAAGDLETEVRTRPGDESSLLFAMKTMRDSLAGIVGEVRQGTDVIATASSEIAAGSLDLSSRTEQQASSIEETAASMEELTATVKQSAENAREASRLAQSASGVATQGGRVVGDVVGTMASINEASRKIVDIIAVIDGIAFQTNILALNAAVEAARAGEQGRGFAVVATEVRNLAQRSAAAAKEIKVLIGDSVEKVDAGAKLVDRAGATMDEIVVSVERVAGIIGEIMRATEEQSMGIVEINEAIGQMDSVTQQNAALVEQAAAASEAMQDQAANLARLVGVFRLA comes from the coding sequence ATGAAACTCAGCTTTCGCACAAAACTCTTCCTCCCCCTGGTTATCAGCTGGGTCTGCCTGCTGGCCGTGGTGGTCGTCAGCCTCATGCAGCAGCGCTCGCTGCGCCTGGAGGAACGCAAGACGCAGCTCCACAATGCCGGCGACATGGCGCAGTCGGTCGCCAGGCACTACGCCGCGCTGGCCACGTCCGGCGCGCTGACGGACGCCGACGCCAAGAAGCAGGCGCTGGCACAGATCAAGGACCTGCGCTACGGCGCCAACGGCTACCTGACCGTGCTCGGCGAGACCGCGGTGCTGATGCACCCGTTCAAGCCTGAACTTATCGGCACCGACCCGGCCGCGTTCAAGGATCCGGACGGAACCCGGGTGTACGTCGAGGCGATGGCGATGGTGCGCGATCACGGCGAAGGCTTCACCCAATACCTGTGGGCCAAGCCGGGAGAGCAGAAGCCAGTGCCCAAGCTCGGCTTCGACAACGGCTTCAAGGACTGGAACTGGACCTTCCAGACCGGCACCTACATCGACGACCTGAACAGCGCCTTCTACAAGGACCTGACGGTGTCGCTGTCGATGCTGGCGGTGGCCGGCGTCGCGCTGTCGGTGCTGGTCCTGCTGATCGCACGTAACATCGAGCGTTCGGTCGGCGGCGAGCCGGAGTTTGCGGCGCAAGTCGCGCGCCGCATCGCCGCGGGCGACCTGGAAACCGAGGTCCGCACGCGGCCGGGCGACGAGTCGAGCCTGCTGTTCGCGATGAAGACCATGCGCGACAGCCTGGCCGGCATCGTCGGCGAGGTGCGCCAGGGCACCGACGTGATCGCCACCGCGTCCAGCGAGATCGCGGCGGGCAGCCTCGACCTGTCCTCGCGCACCGAGCAGCAGGCCAGCTCGATCGAGGAGACCGCGGCCTCGATGGAGGAACTGACCGCGACCGTCAAGCAAAGCGCGGAAAACGCGCGCGAGGCCAGCCGTCTGGCGCAGTCGGCATCGGGCGTCGCGACGCAGGGCGGCCGCGTGGTCGGCGACGTGGTCGGCACGATGGCGTCGATCAACGAAGCATCGCGGAAGATCGTCGACATCATCGCCGTGATCGACGGGATCGCGTTCCAGACCAATATCCTGGCGCTGAACGCGGCGGTGGAGGCGGCGCGGGCGGGCGAGCAGGGCCGCGGCTTCGCGGTGGTCGCCACCGAGGTGCGCAACCTGGCGCAACGCTCCGCGGCTGCGGCCAAGGAGATCAAGGTGCTGATCGGCGACTCGGTGGAGAAGGTCGACGCCGGCGCGAAGCTGGTGGACCGCGCGGGCGCGACGATGGACGAGATCGTCGTCAGCGTCGAGCGCGTGGCCGGCATCATCGGCGAGATCATGCGCGCTACCGAAGAGCAGTCGATGGGCATCGTCGAGATCAACGAGGCGATCGGCCAGATGGACTCGGTGACCCAGCAGAATGCCGCGCTGGTGGAGCAGGCGGCGGCGGCATCGGAGGCGATGCAGGACCAGGCCGCGAACCTGGCGCGGCTGGTCGGCGTGTTCAGGCTCGCATAA